Within Pseudomonas tructae, the genomic segment CTCGGCGCGCGCTGGGTAACCACTTTCAGATCGCCTGCGGTGATCATGCCGATGTCGCGGCTCTGCACCAGCAGGCCGCCGGTGACCCGCTTGAAGTCCCAGGCAGCGGCGCGCTCAGCCGACCACTCGCCGCAGGTCAGCAGGCGTACGTTGGCCTTGGCCGCGACGACGGCGCGAGCTGCGTCGCTGACGCTCGGGGCGATGATGACTTCGACGAACTGACGCTCGACGATAGCCTTGGCGGTTTCAGCGTCCAGCTCGCGGTTGAAGGCAATGATGCCGCCGAAGGCCGACTCGGTATCGGTTGCGTAAGCCAGTTCGTAGGCCTGGCGGATGCCGCCTTCGGCGTCCGGGCTGACCGCCACGCCGCACGGGTTGGCGTGCTTGACGATGACGCAGGCCGGCTTGACGAAGCTCTTCACACATTCCAGCGCGGCATCGGTGTCCGCCACGTTGTTGTACGACAGCTCCTTGCCCTGCAACTGCACGGCGGTGGCGATACCGGCTTCGGCCGGCTTGGCCTCGACATAGAACGCCGCGCTCTGGTGCGGGTTCTCGCCGTAGCGCATTTCCTGGGCCTTGATGAACTGGCTGTTGAACGTGCGCGGGAATTCGCTGCGGCTCTCAGTGCTGAGGGTGTCGGCGGCCTGGTTCACGGTGCCCATGTAGTTGGCGATCATGCCGTCGTAGGCGGCGGTGTGCTCGAAGGCCTTGAGCATCAGGTCGAAGCGCTGGGCGTAGGTCAGGCCGCCGGCCTTGAGGTTGTCCAGCACCTGGCCGTAGTCGCTGGCGTTGACCACGATAGCGACGTCTTTGTGGTTCTTGGCCGCCGAGCGGACCATGGTCGGGCCGCCGATGTCGATGTTCTCGATGGCGGTCGGCAGGTCACAGCCCGGCTTTGAGATGGTGGCTTCAAACGGGTAGAGGTTGACCGCGACCAGATCGATCGGCTTGATCCCGTGCTCGGCCATGATGGCGTCGTCGGTACCGCGACGGCCGAGGATGCCGCCGTGGATTTTCGGGTGCAGGGTTTTGACCCGGCCGTCCATCATTTCGGCGAAGCCGGTGTAATCGGCAACTTCCACCGCGGCAACGCCATTGTCCTGGAGCAACTTGAAGGTGCCACCGGTGGACAGGATCTCGACGCCGAGCTGCTGCAGCTCACGGGCGAATTCAAGGATCCCGGTCTTGTCGGAGACGCTGATCAAGGCGCGGCGGATCGGCAGGCGGGTAGTCTGGTCGGTCATTTCAGATTCCATAACGCGGTGAAGTCAAAAAAAGGCGACCTCATCGAATGGGAGCCGCCTTTTCTGGATTGGATTCGTGTTACAGCAAGTCGTACTGCTTGAGTTTCTTGCGCAAGGTGCCGCGGTTGAGTCCGAGCAGCTCGCTGGCCTTGGTCTGGTTGCCCTTGACGTAGTTCATTACGCTTTCGAGCAACGGCGCTTCGACTTCCGAGAGCACCAGGTTGTACACGTCCGTGACGGCCGCGCCCTCCAGATGGGCGAAATAGTTGTGCAGCGCCTTTTCCACACTGCCGCGAAGGGTCTGACCCTCTTCGCTCGGCGTATTCAGGTGCTGTTTCAGGTTGACGTTGTCGCTCACGGGCGTTGTTCCACTCACTAAAGTCTCGGTCATCATCGTCATGCGGCCACCCCTTGTCCGTCCTCTGTCTCAAGGCTCTGTTCACGTTCGCTGAAAAAGCCGCGAACGTTGGCGCACTGCGCTTGCGTGTCTTCCAAACGATTGAACCGGGCGCGAAACTCCTTGGCGCCCGGTAGCGTTGCCAGGTACCAGCCGACGTGCTTGCGGGCGATACGTACGCCCATCACATCGCCGTAAAAGGCGTGCAACGCGGTCAGGTGCTCCAGCAGAATTCGTTCCACTTCGTCCAGCTGCGGTGCCGGCAGTTTCTCGCCAGTACGCAGGTAATGCTCGATCTCGCGAAAGATCCATGGCCGCCCCTGGGCAGCCCGGCCAATCAGCAGGCCGTCGGCTCCGGTGGCATCCAGCACCGAGCGAGCCTTTTCGGGCGAAGTGATATCGCCATTGGCAAAGACCGGGATCGACACCGCCTGCTTGATCGCCGCGATGGTGTCGTACTCGGCTTCGCCGGTGTAGAGGTCGGCACGTGTGCGTCCATGTACAGCCAGTGCCTGGATACCGGCCTGCTCGGCGATTCTCGCCACTGTCAGGCCGTTCTTGTTGGCCCTGTCCCACCCCGTGCGGATCTTCAGTGTGACCGGCACGTCCACCGCGGCAACCACCGCGTGGAGGATTTCGCTGACCAGCGCCTCATCTTTCAATAAAGCAGAGCCTGCAGCCTTGTTGCAGACTTTTTTTGCCGGGCAGCCCATGTTGATGTCGATGATCTGCGCGCCAGCCTCGACGTTGGCCCGGGCTGCCGCTGCGAGCATCTGCGCGTCACCGCCGGCGATCTGTACCGAGCGCGGCTCGGGATCACCCTGGTGAATCATGCGCAGGCGCGACTTGCGGCTGTTCCACAGGCTCATGTCGCTGCTGACCATCTCCGACACCACCAGGCCTGCACCCATTCGTCGGCATAGCTGACGAAATGGCTGGTCCGTGACCCCGGCCATCGGGGCGAGGATCAGGGCGTTCTGCAGTGTGTATGGGCCGATGCGTACCGCCGACATAGGAGTTCCCTGTTGTGGGGGCCGATCTTAGAGTTCGAAAAAGGGTGGGCATGATACCCGCTCTCGGTGACCGGATAAAGAAGGATTTGGATAAAATCTGAACAGTTGTGGCGTTATAGCCTGAGGTTTGATTGCCGGGACAGGTGCCAGCCGGCTGGCGCCAGAGAACCCGGCGCCAGTTGGCAGGGCTATTCCGGCGAGCGGAAGCTCAGGCTGTAGTTGACCGCCTTGGGGCCCGGATCGAGGATGTCCAGGGCGATGTGGATTGGCGTCTGGCTGGGCATTTCGCCCTTGCCGGCCAGCTCACCGCTGAGGTACTCGGTGGGCTTGAAGCGGCGGCTGGCGATCAGTTGGCCATTGAGGTCGGCGAAGCGCAGCTCCAGCAGCGGGAACGGCTGGGAGAAGGGCGCACGGTTGTAGATGATCGCATCGACGATCAAGGCGCCATTGAAGTCCGGGTGACTGCGCACGACCAGGTTGCTGCTCTTGATCCGGGCAATGTCGACCCGTGACGGTACCTGGCAACCGACGCTCGGGCAGAGGGTCTGGAACCAGGGGCGGTAGCGATCCTGGCGGGCCAGTTCGTCGAACTGGTACCAGATGTACTGGCCGGCCAGCGCTGCTGCGGCGAACAGGACCAGCAGGATCCACAGCAGGCGCTTGCCCCAGTTGACCTTGGGTTTCTGCCAGCCCAGCTGGATCGGGTCGTCGACCAGGTCGAGCAGCGGCTCCTTGCGGGCCGGACGGCTGCTGACCGGGCCCAGGCCGGGTTCGCGGCGCTCGTCCAGCTCAGGTTCGGGGCTGTCCAGTTCGTCGTCAGGCTCGCGCGCTGACAGGCGCTCGCCTGGCAGTTCGTCGTCATCGGCGCGCAGCGAGTGCGCCGGCGGCACCACTGTGTCGAGGTCGTCGTCGAGCACATCGAGCGACAAAGACGGCTCGGTGCGCTCGCCCGGTGCTGGCGCAAGGTCCAGGGCTTCCTGTTCGATCAGTGGCGGTTGTGGCTCGTCCAGCTCGTCGGCCAGTGAGTCGCGCTCTGCGGCCGGGCTGCTGAACAGGCTGTCGGGCCAGTGCTGGTCGTCCTGCTCCGGGCTGTCGCGGTGCGCGCTGAGGCTGTCTTCGCGCGCTGCCACGGCCTTGAATTCGGTGGTTGGCTGGATTTCGCGCTGTTCCAAGCGCGCCAGTTCCTGGTCCAGGTCGAGCTGGTCGAGGTCAAGCTCGGCTGCGCTCCACTCATGCTGGATGGGCGGCTGCGCAGGCGCCACCTGCGGCTCGACCGGCGCCGACGGTACAGGAGGGTTCTGCGCCGCGTTTTGCTCCAGCAGTTGCTTGGCGGCGTTGAATACCTGCAGGCAGGCGCCGCAACGCACCACGCCGCGGGCCACGCTCAACTGATTGTGGCTGACGCGAAAGCTGGTCTGGCAATGCGGGCACTGGGTGACGAAACTGTCGGTCATGCGGCGGTCCGGGTTATGCAGAAGGTTATTCTAGGCGCACTTAGCGGCGTCGACCACTGATGCGTACCCAGCCATCGCGTACGGTGATCGGGTCGAGGTCGAAGTCCTTGGCGTAGGCCGCGGCGACTTCATCGCCTTGCTCTGCGAGAATCCCCGACAGCGCCAGCAGGCCACCCGGACGCACCAGTGCGGACAGCTGCGGGGCCAGGGACACCAGCGGGCCGGCCAGGATGTTGGCGACCAGCACGTCGGCCTGCATGGCCGGCATGTGCTCGGGCAGGTACAGGGCGAATTTCTCTTCGGCGATGCCGTTGCGCCCGGCGTTGTCGCGCGAAGCTTCCAGGGCCTGCACGTCGATGTCGGTACCGACCGCTTCGCGGGCACCGAGCAGCAGCGCGGCGATGGCGAGGATGCCCGAGCCGCAACCGAAATCGAGCACCTGGGTGCCTTTGAGTGCCTGGCCGTCGAGCCATTCCAGGCACAGGGCGGTGGTCGGGTGGGTGCCGGTGCCGAAGGCCAGGCCCGGATCGAGCAGCAGGTTGACTGCCTCAGGCTCTGGCGCAGTATGCCAGCTTGGCACAATCCACAGGCGCTGACCGAAACGCATCGGCTGGAAATTGTCCATCCAACTGCGTTCCCAGTCCTGGTCTTCGATGACTTCAGCCTGATGCTCCGGCAGCGTGGCGCCGGTCAAAAGCTGCAGGTGGGCGAACACCGCGCTGGCGTCGGTATCGGCTTCGAACAACGCCAGCAGGTGGGTATGCGACCACAGTGGTGTGGTGTTGAGGTCCGGTTCGAAGATCGGCTGATCTTCGGCATCCATGAAGGTGACCGAAACGGCGCCTACTTCGAGCAGGGCATCTTCATAGGTTTCGGCTTGTTCCGGGCTGATGGCCAGACGTACTTGCAGCCAAGGCATGGCGGGCACCTTTGGAAAAATTCTACAGGGGCAGCCCGAGGCTGCGAGAAGCCCGCCAGTTTACTTGAGTACGAGGGGTTTGTGGGATCCCACAGCAGGCCAAAAAAAAGACCCCGGCCATTGGGCCGGGGTCTTTTTCACTTCACTGCCGAATCACTCCTGGTTAGCCAGTTTGTGTTCCAGATAGTGAATGTTGACGCCACCTTTGCAGAAACCTTCATCGCGCACCAGGTCGCGGTGCAGCGGGATGTTGGTCTTGATGCCGTCGACGACGATTTCGTCCAGGGCATTGCGCATGCGCGCCATGGCTTCGTCGCGGTCCTTGCCGTAGGTGATCAGCTTGCCGATCAGCGAATCGTAGTTCGGCGGCACCGCATAACCACTGTACAGGTGCGAATCGACGCGAACGCCGTTGCCGCCTGGGGCGTGGAAGTGCTTGACGGTACCAGGGCTTGGGATGAACTTCTTCGGGTCTTCGGCGTTGATCCGGCACTCCAGCGAGTGGCCGCGAATCACTACGTCATCCTGGCTGAACGACAGCTTGTTGCCAGCGGCGATGCTGAGCATCTCCTTGACGATGTCGATACCAGTCACCATCTCCGAAACCGGGTGCTCGACCTGAACACGGGTGTTCATTTCGATGAAGTAGAACGCACCGTTTTCATAGAGGAACTCGAAGGTGCCAGCGCCACGATAGCCGATGTCGATACACGCCTTGACGCAGCGTGCGAAGACTTCCTGGCGAGCCTTCTCGTCGATGCCCGGGGCCGGTGCTTCTTCCAGTACTTTCTGGTGGCGGCGCTGCAGCGAGCAGTCACGGTCACCCAGGTGTACGGCGTTGCCCTGGCCGTCGGACAGGACCTGAACTTCCACGTGGCGCGGGTTGGTCAGGAACTTCTCGAGGTAGACCATCGGGTTGCCGAAGGCCGCACCGGCTTCGCTGCGGGTCAGGATGGCCGAAGCGATCAGGTCTTCTTCCTTGTGCACCACGCGCATACCGCGACCACCACCGCCACCGGCGGCCTTGATGATCACCGGATAGCCGACTTCACGGCCAATGCGCAGGGCTTCTTCTTCGTCTTCGGGCAGCGGGCCGTCGGAGCCCGGTACGGTAGGAACGCCGGCTTTGATCATTGCGTCCTTGGCCGAGACCTTGTCGCCCATCAGGCGAATGGTGTCAGCTTTCGGACCAATGAAGGCAAAACCGGAGTTCTCGACCTGCTCGGCGAAATCGGCGTTTTCCGCAAGGAAACCGTAGCCTGGGTGAATGGCGGTAGCGCCGGTCACTTCAGCTGCGGCGATGATCGCCGGGATGTGCAGGTAGGACTGGCTGGCCGAAGCCGGGCCGATGCACACAGACTCGTCGGCCAGGCCCAGGTGCATCAGTTCGCGGTCAGCCGTGGAGTGTACGGCGACGGTCTTGATGCCCAGCTCTTTACAGGCACGCAGGATCCGCAGGGCAATTTCCCCGCGGTTGGCAATCAGGACTTTTTCCAGCTTCGCAGACATCGTTGGCTCTCCGCAGGTCAAACGATGGTGAACAGCGGCTGGTCGAACTCAACCGGCTGACCGTCTTCTACCAGGATGGATTCGATCACACCGCTGGTTTCAGCTTCGATGTGGTTCATCATCTTCATGGCTTCGACGATGCACAGGGTGTCGCCTTTCTTCACGGTCTGGCCGACTTCAACGAAGGAGGGCGAAGTAGGCGAGGCTTTGCGGTAGAAGGTACCGACCATTGGCGAACGGGCAACGGTGCCGTTGAGCTTCGGAGCGGCGGCTTCGGCAGGCGCTGCGGCAGCAACAGGGGCGGCGGCCGGTGCGGCAACAGGCGCGGCGACTGGAGCCGGCGCGTAGTACTGCTGGGCTGGAGTCTTGCTGTTGCGGCTGATCCGGACGGATTCCTCGCCTTCCTTGATCTCCAGCTCGTCGATGCCAGACTCTTCCAGCAGTTCGATCAGTTTCTTGACTTTACGGATATCCATTAATCAGCAACTCCCAAGGTTCGGTCAGGGGCGTAAATATAAAAACGTGTTAGCAAACGTTTCTTGTGAGCCCTGGCCAACAAGGCCAGGTTCTCGTCATCAGGGCTTTGCGTTAGCAGCCAGGTGTTCCAGGGCAGACTCCAGGGCCAGGCGGTAACCGCTGGCGCCCAGGCCGCAAATCACCCCTACGGCGACATCAGAGAAGTAGGAGTGATGGCGAAAAGGTTCGCGTTTGTGCACGTTGGACAGATGCACTTCGATGAATGGGATGCTCACCGCCAGCAATGCGTCACGTAATGCGACACTTGTGTGCGTAAAAGCCGCCGGATTGATCAGGATGAAATCCACGCCTTCGCTGCGCGCAGCATGGATGCGGTCGATCAATTCGTACTCGGCATTGCTTTGCAGGTACTGCAGGTGATGGCCGGCGGCGCGGGCGCGCTGCTCCAGATCCTGGTTGATCTGGGCCAGGGTCACGGCGCCATAGACACCCGGCTCGCGGGTCCCGAGCAGGTTCAGATTGGGGCCGTGCAGTACCAGTAGCGTT encodes:
- the purH gene encoding bifunctional phosphoribosylaminoimidazolecarboxamide formyltransferase/IMP cyclohydrolase yields the protein MTDQTTRLPIRRALISVSDKTGILEFARELQQLGVEILSTGGTFKLLQDNGVAAVEVADYTGFAEMMDGRVKTLHPKIHGGILGRRGTDDAIMAEHGIKPIDLVAVNLYPFEATISKPGCDLPTAIENIDIGGPTMVRSAAKNHKDVAIVVNASDYGQVLDNLKAGGLTYAQRFDLMLKAFEHTAAYDGMIANYMGTVNQAADTLSTESRSEFPRTFNSQFIKAQEMRYGENPHQSAAFYVEAKPAEAGIATAVQLQGKELSYNNVADTDAALECVKSFVKPACVIVKHANPCGVAVSPDAEGGIRQAYELAYATDTESAFGGIIAFNRELDAETAKAIVERQFVEVIIAPSVSDAARAVVAAKANVRLLTCGEWSAERAAAWDFKRVTGGLLVQSRDIGMITAGDLKVVTQRAPSEQEINDLIFAWKVAKFVKSNAIVYAKNRQTIGVGAGQMSRVNSARIAAIKAEHAGLQVQGAVMASDAFFPFRDGIDNAAKVGITAVIQPGGSMRDAEVIAAADEAGIAMVFTGMRHFRH
- the fis gene encoding DNA-binding transcriptional regulator Fis codes for the protein MTMMTETLVSGTTPVSDNVNLKQHLNTPSEEGQTLRGSVEKALHNYFAHLEGAAVTDVYNLVLSEVEAPLLESVMNYVKGNQTKASELLGLNRGTLRKKLKQYDLL
- the dusB gene encoding tRNA dihydrouridine synthase DusB; protein product: MSAVRIGPYTLQNALILAPMAGVTDQPFRQLCRRMGAGLVVSEMVSSDMSLWNSRKSRLRMIHQGDPEPRSVQIAGGDAQMLAAAARANVEAGAQIIDINMGCPAKKVCNKAAGSALLKDEALVSEILHAVVAAVDVPVTLKIRTGWDRANKNGLTVARIAEQAGIQALAVHGRTRADLYTGEAEYDTIAAIKQAVSIPVFANGDITSPEKARSVLDATGADGLLIGRAAQGRPWIFREIEHYLRTGEKLPAPQLDEVERILLEHLTALHAFYGDVMGVRIARKHVGWYLATLPGAKEFRARFNRLEDTQAQCANVRGFFSEREQSLETEDGQGVAA
- a CDS encoding DUF3426 domain-containing protein — protein: MTDSFVTQCPHCQTSFRVSHNQLSVARGVVRCGACLQVFNAAKQLLEQNAAQNPPVPSAPVEPQVAPAQPPIQHEWSAAELDLDQLDLDQELARLEQREIQPTTEFKAVAAREDSLSAHRDSPEQDDQHWPDSLFSSPAAERDSLADELDEPQPPLIEQEALDLAPAPGERTEPSLSLDVLDDDLDTVVPPAHSLRADDDELPGERLSAREPDDELDSPEPELDERREPGLGPVSSRPARKEPLLDLVDDPIQLGWQKPKVNWGKRLLWILLVLFAAAALAGQYIWYQFDELARQDRYRPWFQTLCPSVGCQVPSRVDIARIKSSNLVVRSHPDFNGALIVDAIIYNRAPFSQPFPLLELRFADLNGQLIASRRFKPTEYLSGELAGKGEMPSQTPIHIALDILDPGPKAVNYSLSFRSPE
- the prmA gene encoding 50S ribosomal protein L11 methyltransferase, with protein sequence MPWLQVRLAISPEQAETYEDALLEVGAVSVTFMDAEDQPIFEPDLNTTPLWSHTHLLALFEADTDASAVFAHLQLLTGATLPEHQAEVIEDQDWERSWMDNFQPMRFGQRLWIVPSWHTAPEPEAVNLLLDPGLAFGTGTHPTTALCLEWLDGQALKGTQVLDFGCGSGILAIAALLLGAREAVGTDIDVQALEASRDNAGRNGIAEEKFALYLPEHMPAMQADVLVANILAGPLVSLAPQLSALVRPGGLLALSGILAEQGDEVAAAYAKDFDLDPITVRDGWVRISGRRR
- the accC gene encoding acetyl-CoA carboxylase biotin carboxylase subunit; the encoded protein is MSAKLEKVLIANRGEIALRILRACKELGIKTVAVHSTADRELMHLGLADESVCIGPASASQSYLHIPAIIAAAEVTGATAIHPGYGFLAENADFAEQVENSGFAFIGPKADTIRLMGDKVSAKDAMIKAGVPTVPGSDGPLPEDEEEALRIGREVGYPVIIKAAGGGGGRGMRVVHKEEDLIASAILTRSEAGAAFGNPMVYLEKFLTNPRHVEVQVLSDGQGNAVHLGDRDCSLQRRHQKVLEEAPAPGIDEKARQEVFARCVKACIDIGYRGAGTFEFLYENGAFYFIEMNTRVQVEHPVSEMVTGIDIVKEMLSIAAGNKLSFSQDDVVIRGHSLECRINAEDPKKFIPSPGTVKHFHAPGGNGVRVDSHLYSGYAVPPNYDSLIGKLITYGKDRDEAMARMRNALDEIVVDGIKTNIPLHRDLVRDEGFCKGGVNIHYLEHKLANQE
- the accB gene encoding acetyl-CoA carboxylase biotin carboxyl carrier protein, with translation MDIRKVKKLIELLEESGIDELEIKEGEESVRISRNSKTPAQQYYAPAPVAAPVAAPAAAPVAAAAPAEAAAPKLNGTVARSPMVGTFYRKASPTSPSFVEVGQTVKKGDTLCIVEAMKMMNHIEAETSGVIESILVEDGQPVEFDQPLFTIV
- the aroQ gene encoding type II 3-dehydroquinate dehydratase codes for the protein MATLLVLHGPNLNLLGTREPGVYGAVTLAQINQDLEQRARAAGHHLQYLQSNAEYELIDRIHAARSEGVDFILINPAAFTHTSVALRDALLAVSIPFIEVHLSNVHKREPFRHHSYFSDVAVGVICGLGASGYRLALESALEHLAANAKP